From one Bordetella genomosp. 9 genomic stretch:
- a CDS encoding O-methyltransferase, which yields MTSTLTDRPLAALLDRLFKQADEAASPSLAGISREELDRMMRSKTEYLAFYGQLKDFWLPVSRETGRLLYMLVRSAGARSVIEFGTSFGISTIHLAAAVRDNGGGRVTSSEFEPSKVVRARQHLVEAGLADLVEIREGDALKTLVTDLPDSIDLLLLDGAKSLYGDILDLVEARLRPGALIVADNADYSPDYLARVRAPGSGYLSLPFGEDVELSMRLDCHCT from the coding sequence ATGACGTCAACGTTGACCGATCGCCCCCTGGCGGCGCTGCTGGACCGCCTTTTCAAACAGGCCGACGAAGCGGCCAGCCCTTCATTGGCCGGGATCTCCCGCGAGGAGCTCGACCGCATGATGCGCAGCAAGACGGAATATCTGGCCTTCTATGGACAGCTGAAGGATTTCTGGCTGCCTGTGTCGCGCGAGACCGGCAGGCTGCTCTACATGCTGGTGCGCAGTGCCGGTGCGCGCAGCGTCATCGAATTCGGCACGTCGTTCGGCATTTCGACCATCCACCTGGCCGCGGCAGTGCGCGATAACGGCGGCGGCCGCGTGACAAGCAGCGAGTTCGAGCCGTCCAAGGTGGTTCGCGCACGACAGCACCTGGTGGAGGCCGGCCTGGCGGACCTGGTGGAAATCCGTGAAGGCGATGCCCTGAAGACCTTGGTGACGGACCTGCCCGACAGCATCGACCTGCTGCTGCTGGACGGGGCCAAGTCGCTTTATGGCGACATCCTCGATCTGGTCGAGGCACGGCTGCGGCCCGGCGCGCTTATCGTGGCCGATAACGCGGACTACAGCCCCGATTACCTGGCGCGCGTGCGCGCCCCGGGTAGCGGGTACCTGTCCCTGCCTTTCGGCGAGGATGTGGAATTGTCCATGCGCCTGGACTGCCACTGCACCTGA